From the genome of Nicotiana sylvestris chromosome 2, ASM39365v2, whole genome shotgun sequence, one region includes:
- the LOC104223730 gene encoding uncharacterized protein At4g28440-like: protein MASRSGNRQQANAGGAANTAKPAMRKPVFIKVDQLKPGTSGHNLTVKVVSANTVLSKKPRNPSSSLRVPARPQQNTRISECLVGDESGSILFTARNDQVDMMKPDATIILRNAKIDMFKGSMRLAVDKWGRVEVAAEPANFVVNEENNLSLVEYELVNVEE from the exons ATGGCAAGCAGATCCGGCAACCGACAACAGGCTAACGCCGGTGGAGCAGCAAACACAGCAAAACCAGCGATGAGAAAGCCAGTATTCATAAAAGTGGATCAGTTGAAACCGGGAACAAGTGGTCACAATCTGACGGTTAAGGTTGTGAGTGCCAACACAGTACTCAGCAAGAAACCTAGGAATCCATCATCATCGTTGCGTGTGCCAGCACGACCCCAACAGAACACCCGCATCTCCGAATGTCTTGTTGGAGATGAATCTGGATCCATCCTTTTCACTGCTCGTAACGATCAAG TTGACATGATGAAGCCAGATGCCACAATCATACTTCGGAATGCTAAGATTGACATGTTTAAGGGGTCTATGAGGCTAGCTGTTGATAAATGGGGTCGTGTTGAGGTTGCTGCTGAGCCTGCAAATTTTGTGGTCAATGAAGAAAACAATTTATCCTTGGTTGAGTACGAGTTGGTGAATGTTgaagaatag
- the LOC104223729 gene encoding protein NUCLEAR FUSION DEFECTIVE 6, mitochondrial-like isoform X1 — protein MATFAARSVLRSATSSATTAATRVAAAAKPKASPSPFRLPTQKPLTARIFRSPVEMSCAVETMLPYHTATASALLTSMLSATPRSYGWTLEDCNDDL, from the exons ATGGCCACTTTCGCCGCCAGGTCCGTCCTCCGCTCCGCCACTTCCTCCGCCACAACCGCCGCCACGAGAGTTGCCGCCGCTGCCAAGCCTAAGGCCTCTCCTTCTCCCTTTCGCCTCCCCACTCAAAAACCCCTCACTGCTCGCATTTTCAG GTCGCCTGTTGAAATGAGCTGCGCAGTGGAAACAATGCTTCCTTATCACACTGCCACTGCTTCTGCATTGCTGACTTCAATGCTTTCCGCTACGCCTCGGAGTTATGGTTGGACTCTTGAAG ATTGCAATGATGATCTATGA
- the LOC104223729 gene encoding protein NUCLEAR FUSION DEFECTIVE 6, mitochondrial-like isoform X3 has product MATFAARSVLRSATSSATTAATRVAAAAKPKASPSPFRLPTQKPLTARIFRSPVEMSCAVETMLPYHTATASALLTSMLSATPRSYGWTLEDCNDDV; this is encoded by the exons ATGGCCACTTTCGCCGCCAGGTCCGTCCTCCGCTCCGCCACTTCCTCCGCCACAACCGCCGCCACGAGAGTTGCCGCCGCTGCCAAGCCTAAGGCCTCTCCTTCTCCCTTTCGCCTCCCCACTCAAAAACCCCTCACTGCTCGCATTTTCAG GTCGCCTGTTGAAATGAGCTGCGCAGTGGAAACAATGCTTCCTTATCACACTGCCACTGCTTCTGCATTGCTGACTTCAATGCTTTCCGCTACGCCTCGGAGTTATGGTTGGACTCTTGAAG ATTGCAATGATGATGTATGA
- the LOC104223729 gene encoding protein NUCLEAR FUSION DEFECTIVE 6, mitochondrial-like isoform X4 has translation MATFAARSVLRSATSSATTAATRVAAAAKPKASPSPFRLPTQKPLTARIFRSPVEMSCAVETMLPYHTATASALLTSMLSATPRSYGWTLEDL, from the exons ATGGCCACTTTCGCCGCCAGGTCCGTCCTCCGCTCCGCCACTTCCTCCGCCACAACCGCCGCCACGAGAGTTGCCGCCGCTGCCAAGCCTAAGGCCTCTCCTTCTCCCTTTCGCCTCCCCACTCAAAAACCCCTCACTGCTCGCATTTTCAG GTCGCCTGTTGAAATGAGCTGCGCAGTGGAAACAATGCTTCCTTATCACACTGCCACTGCTTCTGCATTGCTGACTTCAATGCTTTCCGCTACGCCTCGGAGTTATGGTTGGACTCTTGAAG ATTTGTGA
- the LOC104223729 gene encoding protein NUCLEAR FUSION DEFECTIVE 6, mitochondrial-like isoform X2, which yields MATFAARSVLRSATSSATTAATRVAAAAKPKASPSPFRLPTQKPLTARIFRSPVEMSCAVETMLPYHTATASALLTSMLSATPRSYGWTLEGQKRTR from the exons ATGGCCACTTTCGCCGCCAGGTCCGTCCTCCGCTCCGCCACTTCCTCCGCCACAACCGCCGCCACGAGAGTTGCCGCCGCTGCCAAGCCTAAGGCCTCTCCTTCTCCCTTTCGCCTCCCCACTCAAAAACCCCTCACTGCTCGCATTTTCAG GTCGCCTGTTGAAATGAGCTGCGCAGTGGAAACAATGCTTCCTTATCACACTGCCACTGCTTCTGCATTGCTGACTTCAATGCTTTCCGCTACGCCTCGGAGTTATGGTTGGACTCTTGAAG GGCAAAAGAGGACTAGATGA
- the LOC104217421 gene encoding uncharacterized protein → MVVTQEHEEPSGWPLGLENMNIRLRVAERSQVVTAAAAAEEAAYRLYISSPSFSSFSSSNLDTESTMSFFQDQSVSLGRLIGIRPVNRRKSDVTNRAHLEKNENVSARRSELEDYKCQEGDMSQKLCVPLLHNVLEKMSRNKSNTPKH, encoded by the exons ATGGTTGTAACACAG GAGCATGAGGAGCCCAGTGGGTGGCCCCTGGGGCTTGAAAACATGAATATAAGACTTAGGGTGGCTGAGAGATCTCAGGTTGTAACAGCTGCAGCTGCAGCAGAAGAAGCAGCATACCGATTGTACATATCTTCACCTAGCTTCTCATCTTTTTCATCCTCCAACCTTGACACTGAG tccacaatgtctttcttccaAGATCAAAGTGTTTCTCTTGGCCGACTTATCGGAATCAGACCAGTAAACAGACGAAAATCGGACGTTACAAACAGAGCCCACCTTGAGAAAAATGAGAACGTTTCTGCTAGACGATCAGAGTTAGAGGATTACAAGTGCCAAGAAGGGGATATGTCACAGAAACTTTGTGTTCCATTGCTACATAATGTGTTAGAGAAGATGAGTCGTAATAAGAGTAATACACCTAAACACTGA